In one window of Amblyomma americanum isolate KBUSLIRL-KWMA chromosome 9, ASM5285725v1, whole genome shotgun sequence DNA:
- the LOC144104386 gene encoding TNF receptor-associated factor 3-like isoform X1, translating into MPPASRQYTLVGFAPELDWRPLTFLKPIPASRVCSACGLVRKRTALLPCMHVLCECCYEQCGQDGFNDCPLDGNHYEKEDVALFHCTADDLLKREVNCWNEGSGCEYATTASGISQHFLLECEHHSVRCPKCSATVLCRDVCTHLWWGSCNTSTPVASESQVPVSQVDEAASSLRGTFEGQGGEITAYPKPIAVDTSTNGDRLSEISYGINTLKETLRQELTYLLGQNHEEITSSNAEIKQCFATCSDTVKTCLRSLKSLEKKLNDEVGATGIDLSQIAASIEQVKTELKERDQKSLQLVTSARRVSALQLTHCEFFVRGAKSLQQEALKNGRAEYDSERVYLRGYCMSPGARFMSDSTSLLLFVKYTLHKGDMDDDVQWPFKHKIMVSLMHPSGRGERVPVFRPTPDDPGNQKPTTSSRQAVYSATYFYFKDLIRDLFVDNDQLRINFTLLPSVGLER; encoded by the exons ATGCCTCCCGCGAGCCGGCAGTACACGCTGGTCGGATTCGCCCCAGAGCTTGACTGGAGGCCCCTGACCTTCCTGAAGCCTATTCCAGCCAGTCGAGTATGCAGCGCCTGCGGACTGGTGCGCAAGAGGACCGCGTTGCTGCCCTGCATGCACGTGCTGTGCGAGTGCTGCTACGAACAGTGCGGCCAGGACGGCTTCAACGACTGTCCTCTGGACGGCAACCACTACGAAAAGGAGGACGTTGCTCTGTTCCACTGCACTGCCGATGACCTGCTGAAAAGAGAG GTCAACTGCTGGAACGAAGGCAGTGGCTGCGAGTACGCGACCACAGCTTCAGGGATCTCCCAGCATTTCCTGCTGGAATGCGAACACCACTCCGTCCGTTGTCCGAAGTGCTCGGCCACCGTTCTTTGCAGAGACGTGTGCACGCATCTCTGGTGGGGCTCTTGCAACACTTCGACGCCTGTCGCATCCGAAAGCCAAGTTCCGGTGTCTCAAGTCGATGAGGCAGCATCTTCTTTGAGAGGAACATTCGAAGGGCAGGGGGGTGAAATCACAGCATATCCGAAGCCAATAGCTGTTGATACCAGTACGAATGGGGACCGATTAAGCGAAATCTCTTATGGCATAAACACACTAAAGGAGACACTGCGTCAAGAACTAACGTATTTATTAGGACAGAACCACGAAGAAATAACATCGTCCAACGCCGAAATAAAACAATGTTTTGCGACATGTAGCGATACAGTTAAAACCTGTTTGAGAAGTCTAAAGAGTttagaaaaaaaactgaacgaTGAAGTGGGCGCAACTGGAATAGACTTGTCGCAGATTGCAGCTAGCATTGAACAAGTCAAGACTGAATTGAAGGAAAGAGACCAAAAATCATTGCAACTCGTCACCAGTGCGCGTAGAGTGAGTGCACTACAACtgacgcactgcgagttttttgtCAGAGGCGCCAAGTCGCTTCAACAAGAGGCGCTGAAGAACGGCAGGGCTGAGTATGACAGCGAGAGGGTGTACCTACGCGGCTACTGCATGTCTCCTGGAGCCAGGTTCATGAGTGACTCGACATCTTTACTGCTATTTGTCAAGTACACCCTGCACAAGGGCGACATGGACGACGACGTCCAATGGCCGTTCAAGCACAAGATCATGGTGAGCTTAATGCATCCGAGTGGAAGGGGAGAGCGTGTGCCGGTATTTAGGCCAACTCCAGATGACCCAGGTAATCAAAAGCCAACAACATCAAGTCGTCAGGCTGTTTACTCTGCTACATATTTTTACTTCAAAGATCTCATCCGTGATTTGTTTGTTGATAATGACCAGCTTCGAATAAATTTTACACTGCTGCCTTCAGTCGGACTGGAGCGCTGA